The following proteins are encoded in a genomic region of Phycisphaerae bacterium:
- a CDS encoding DUF1559 domain-containing protein, with amino-acid sequence MSRCENPSANSKSFTLIELLVVVAIIAVLVSILLPALATAREQARSLQCQSNLRQLGAGFAFYAEMYNDFVASRVLRLFEPAPYADWMWYDYLATSAPEIDARVEPKVTLCPTNEFAFRDQVTGARLANYAQPITIHYAFRYQDWITLGDAHCWQRRPFRFADVANPSEKVVLAEYAEPTQVMILVTDIFNGFYYFQYQIPWCHAGATNSLHADGHAEHAMWADFVDLAQVSKFFPDM; translated from the coding sequence ATGAGCCGCTGCGAAAACCCATCCGCAAATTCGAAATCCTTCACGCTGATCGAACTCTTGGTCGTCGTGGCGATTATCGCCGTGCTGGTCTCGATCCTGCTTCCGGCATTGGCGACGGCGCGGGAGCAGGCCCGGTCGCTCCAGTGCCAGTCCAACCTCCGGCAGCTCGGCGCCGGCTTCGCCTTCTATGCGGAAATGTACAACGATTTCGTGGCTTCCCGCGTGCTGAGGCTCTTTGAACCGGCGCCGTATGCCGATTGGATGTGGTACGACTACCTCGCGACCAGCGCGCCCGAGATTGACGCACGGGTCGAGCCGAAGGTCACCCTCTGTCCGACCAACGAGTTCGCCTTCCGCGATCAGGTAACCGGGGCCAGGCTGGCCAACTACGCCCAGCCGATCACCATCCACTATGCGTTCCGATACCAGGACTGGATCACCCTCGGCGACGCGCACTGCTGGCAGCGCCGCCCGTTCCGCTTCGCCGACGTTGCGAATCCCAGCGAAAAGGTCGTGCTGGCTGAATACGCGGAGCCCACCCAGGTCATGATCCTGGTCACCGACATCTTCAACGGATTTTACTACTTCCAGTATCAGATTCCCTGGTGCCACGCCGGGGCGACCAACTCGCTCCACGCCGACGGCCACGCCGAACACGCGATGTGGGCCGATTTTGTGGACCTCGCGCAGGTAAGCAAGTTCTTCCCTGACATGTAG